CCCGATGGCGAACACCAGTAAAAACCATTTCAACTTGGACATCAGTCTCCATATTTTGCTTGATGCGTCAAAAAAAGAACATCTTGACACTCAGGCGTTTCCGTTTATTTTTCAAAAACTTTACTCTTTTATTGGCAGATACCTCAGGAGTTTTTTTATGCAAACAAAACCCAGTTCGGCGATTCCGCCCAAACTACTCTATAATTTTCAGACTCTCAAAAACTTTCCTCCCCATGTTCTGGATGAGATGAATGATCTGATTGAGCTGAAAATGGTGGAACGCCGGGAAATCATTTTCAACCAGGGCGATCTACCAGATTACTTATTTGGAATTATTCAGGGACGAGTAAAAATTGTTCATAATACAGTCTCAGGGAAAAATATTCTGTTTGCGATTCATGAAACTGGTCAAATCATTGCCGAAGCCCCTGCTATCGGCGGTTTTGCGTATCCTGCCACCGCAATCGCCATGACCTCTTCTGTGATCTTCCGGATGGAGCATCAAAAATTTACAGACATCTTGATGAAATATCCTGAACTGAGTCTGGAATTGCTCAAATGTCTGGGAAAACGTGTGGTTTATTTTGCAGACAAAATGAGCCAGATGGCAGTGTTGACAGTCCACCAGCGAATTGCCCAGGTTTTGCTCGAATTTGTGCAACAGTATGGTGTTGCTGAGGGCTCCTGTGTGCATCTTGAATTGTCGCTAACGCGTCAGGAGCTGGCTGATATTGTTGGAACCAGCATCGAAACCACCATCAGAGCATTGAGTCTGTTTAAAAAACAGAAAATTGTTAATTTTGATCACCAGCATATCATCATTGAAGATTGCAAACTTCTCGAACAGATTCTGGTTTCCGGAGGTGGCACCTGCCCTCTCAAATCGCGTGAACCCTGCCTTGAAGCGGTTTGATCCGGATACGTCCATGAGGTTCCAGGCCGATTTCTTCATTGGTCAAATAACAGCCGGGATCTTCGGCCCATGGATTCCCCGTCATTTGCCAGGCCCGCACCCGGGTGTTTCCTCCGCAAATTGAAAAAAAATCACAGGCGGCGCAACGCCCTTGAATGGCACGGGGAAAATGTTTCAATCCGGCCATGATAGGATCCGACACATCGGACCATATCTCGGAAAAAGGCCGTTCCAGAACATTGCCCAACGTATAGTCTGACCAGAAGGTGTCAGGATGCACGTTGCCCAGGTTGTCAATGTTGGCAATGTTCACTCCGGATGAATTTCCGCCCCATTGCTCCAGTTTGTCTGTGATATGTTCCAGCGACTCCGGAAAATTTCGTTTGATCCAATACAATAAATAGGCGCCATCGGCGTCATTGTTTCCGGTCACAAACTCTTTGTCTGTTCCCTGATTGACATATTCCCAGGCGGTATCAAACAACAGATCCATGGCAGAGCGGGTGATTTCAAAATATACATCGTCCTTCCGATTCTTCAATCCCCGGCCACCATAATTGAGGTGGGATAAATAGAA
This portion of the SAR324 cluster bacterium genome encodes:
- a CDS encoding Crp/Fnr family transcriptional regulator, giving the protein MQTKPSSAIPPKLLYNFQTLKNFPPHVLDEMNDLIELKMVERREIIFNQGDLPDYLFGIIQGRVKIVHNTVSGKNILFAIHETGQIIAEAPAIGGFAYPATAIAMTSSVIFRMEHQKFTDILMKYPELSLELLKCLGKRVVYFADKMSQMAVLTVHQRIAQVLLEFVQQYGVAEGSCVHLELSLTRQELADIVGTSIETTIRALSLFKKQKIVNFDHQHIIIEDCKLLEQILVSGGGTCPLKSREPCLEAV
- the nirJ gene encoding heme d1 biosynthesis radical SAM protein NirJ, with product MFRITQYLHEIVKPTPLRPKRNPPGPVVIWNLGRRCNLQCRHCYSSSANQEYPGELSTAQIQQVMEDLRAYGVPVLILSGGEPLLRPDIFEISAYARNLGFYVGLSSNGTLITDNNIQSIADAGYDYVGVSLDGIRITHDRFRRKIGAFEEALQGIRRCRKQGIKVGIRFTLTTHNAHNLPQLLELMEQEDLQKFYLSHLNYGGRGLKNRKDDVYFEITRSAMDLLFDTAWEYVNQGTDKEFVTGNNDADGAYLLYWIKRNFPESLEHITDKLEQWGGNSSGVNIANIDNLGNVHPDTFWSDYTLGNVLERPFSEIWSDVSDPIMAGLKHFPRAIQGRCAACDFFSICGGNTRVRAWQMTGNPWAEDPGCYLTNEEIGLEPHGRIRIKPLQGRVHAI